The Neoarius graeffei isolate fNeoGra1 chromosome 7, fNeoGra1.pri, whole genome shotgun sequence genome includes a region encoding these proteins:
- the LOC132888859 gene encoding G-protein coupled receptor 151 protein: protein MEPEMVLNACFVGFNGGIQQLAGEDTEVILPAVFGSICAVGIVGNVLVLVVLIHNITVKKSASGIIFMLANLSGTDLLILAVCSSTRAVTYHSRTWTLGHFACRTAEWFQHGCLAAKSFTLAVMSQAQDHFDCDSHLKLKSLLLSAGSVWVLALALPVTEIIFSKLQVKGNFSLCITELPSHSSDFMRIYSKIYALVLYAFPIIFSAVCHLRAILRITRGHGARAAHRTKCRLALLSITAANALLLLPEWTVWLWLHHCPRKPPAALLVLAQVCTYLTSASSPAILLTMLVPLRENLAWLMCRGASWEGKIERRANREAGTVTHTDTPGTPLPDVELFWSSRRSKTVPDNTNPFPWEGLEQCHADL from the coding sequence ATGGAACCAGAAATGGTGCTGAACGCGTGTTTTGTGGGTTTTAATGGAGGGATTCAGCAGCTGGCCGGCGAGGACACTGAGGTCATCTTACCTGCTGTTTTTGGATCGATCTGTGCTGTCGGAATAGTAGGAAATGTTTTGGTCCTTGTCGTACTGATACACAATATCACGGTTAAGAAAAGTGCTTCTGGGATTATCTTTATGCTGGCTAATCTCAGTGGAACAGACTTGTTGATTCTTGCAGTGTGCAGCTCAACCAGGGCGGTCACTTATCACAGCCGGACATGGACACTAGGACATTTTGCTTGTCGGACAGCAGAATGGTTCCAGCACGGGTGTTTGGCAGCAAAATCTTTCACACTAGCAGTCATGAGCCAAGCGCAAGATCATTTTGACTGTGATTCTCATCTCAAGCTAAAGAGTCTTCTCCTTTCTGCTGGCTCTGTATGGGTTCTTGCGTTGGCACTACCCGTCACCGAGATCATTTTTTCGAAGTTGCAGGTGAAGGGAAACTTCAGTCTGTGCATCACCGAGTTACCAAGTCACTCCTCTGACTTCATGCGCATATACAGTAAAATCTATGCTCTGGTGCTTTACGCCTTCCCAATCATCTTTTCCGCTGTGTGCCATTTGCGTGCCATCTTGCGAATCACACGTGGTCATGGGGCGCGTGCGGCACACAGGACTAAATGTCGCCTGGCACTGCTGAGCATCACTGCAGCGAATGCGCTTCTGCTCCTGCCTGAATGGACAGTGTGGCTATGGCTGCACCACTGTCCCCGCAAACCCCCAGCTGCGCTGCTTGTCCTCGCACAAGTGTGCACATACCTAACCAGTGCATCATCTCCCGCCATCCTCCTCACCATGCTGGTGCCTCTCAGAGAAAACCTGGCCTGGCTGATGTGCCGGGGAGCATCATGGGAAGGGAAAATAGAGCGGAGAGCAAACAGGGAAGCTGGCACAGTGACACACACTGACACGCCTGGGACACCTCTGCCTGATGTTGAGCTCTTTTGGAGCAGCCGGAGGAGCAAGACCGTTCCAGACAACACCAACCCATTTCCATGGGAAGGACTGGAGCAATGCCATGCCGATCTCTGA